A window of Prolixibacter sp. SD074 contains these coding sequences:
- a CDS encoding PepSY-like domain-containing protein, translated as MKTTFVLLAFLGMSLCAHAQKAVLPNAVADAFSQKFPNAQKVRWNQEEANEWEAEFYLNGVETSASFSPVGNWMETETEISKNSLPAPVKNTLTQQFAGYKTGEVAIIDLPTFSGYEIELKKKDQAIEVQLTKDGVLKNKRILKDRADND; from the coding sequence ATGAAAACGACCTTTGTATTGCTTGCCTTTTTAGGTATGAGTCTTTGTGCACATGCACAAAAAGCGGTATTACCGAATGCCGTAGCCGATGCTTTCTCACAGAAATTTCCGAATGCACAAAAAGTGCGCTGGAACCAGGAAGAAGCCAACGAATGGGAAGCCGAATTTTATTTGAACGGAGTGGAAACCTCAGCCTCATTCAGTCCTGTAGGTAACTGGATGGAAACTGAGACGGAAATTAGTAAAAATTCGCTTCCTGCGCCGGTTAAGAATACCCTGACACAGCAGTTTGCCGGCTACAAAACAGGAGAAGTGGCCATCATTGATTTGCCCACTTTTTCCGGGTACGAAATCGAACTCAAAAAGAAGGACCAGGCCATTGAAGTACAGTTGACCAAAGATGGTGTGCTGAAAAATAAGCGAATCCTGAAAGACAGAGCGGATAACGATTAA
- a CDS encoding phosphatase PAP2 family protein, translating into MVNRILLFFLLSMFISQAQAANGLKNTSGNDNLAVNQAVTGRIGNADAHLHISQYTDVARFWQASHAGDSLQSVTRTKAHHFLKKAILPTSLIATGLVTMAVPKQTVLSKYRIHDTMHDWNPTFHTTADDYLLFAPAVVTLGLGAMGVKGRNDFLNQSLLFTKAELLMSVMVYGIKYATRVERPYGGVFTSFPSGHTAQAFLSATFLAKEYGHISPWISVAGYATATGVGMLRMMNNQHWISDVLAGAGVGILSVEFVYLTHQHRCGKKNNLVFAPALYHKGGGVSMAMTF; encoded by the coding sequence ATGGTAAATCGAATCTTGTTATTTTTTCTCCTGAGCATGTTCATTAGCCAGGCTCAGGCTGCCAATGGCCTGAAAAATACGTCGGGTAATGATAACCTGGCAGTGAACCAGGCTGTGACCGGAAGAATTGGGAACGCTGATGCCCACTTGCACATATCACAATATACAGATGTGGCCCGTTTCTGGCAGGCCAGTCATGCCGGAGATAGCCTGCAGTCCGTTACCCGGACCAAAGCGCACCATTTTCTGAAGAAAGCCATTCTTCCTACCAGCCTGATAGCCACCGGACTGGTTACCATGGCGGTTCCAAAGCAAACGGTCCTTAGTAAGTACCGTATTCATGACACAATGCATGACTGGAACCCAACTTTTCACACCACGGCCGACGACTACCTGCTGTTTGCACCGGCTGTTGTGACGTTGGGCCTGGGAGCGATGGGTGTAAAAGGACGCAACGATTTTCTGAACCAAAGCCTCCTTTTTACCAAAGCTGAATTGCTGATGTCGGTGATGGTTTATGGCATCAAGTATGCTACGCGAGTGGAGCGGCCTTATGGTGGCGTATTCACTTCCTTCCCGTCGGGGCATACGGCACAGGCATTTCTGTCGGCTACTTTCCTGGCGAAGGAATACGGTCATATTTCTCCCTGGATAAGCGTGGCCGGTTATGCAACAGCTACCGGAGTGGGCATGTTGCGCATGATGAATAACCAACACTGGATTTCGGACGTACTGGCCGGCGCCGGAGTCGGGATTCTCTCGGTTGAGTTTGTCTACCTGACCCATCAGCACCGCTGCGGAAAGAAAAACAACCTGGTATTTGCCCCGGCTTTGTATCACAAGGGCGGTGGCGTGTCCATGGCGATGACTTTTTAG
- a CDS encoding response regulator transcription factor, which translates to MKILIIEDERSLADDLVNYLAAEGNVCESAHNYFAAEDKLAAFHYDIILLDINLPDGNGLQLLHLLREQEPPTGVLIISARDSLDDKLKGLGLGADDYLTKPFHLAEVNARVKALSRRRIFGGKAEIRYHEISIDPESGTVRVNEQVSELTRKEFALLQYFVTNKNRVMTKEAIAEHLWGDYMEMAGNFDFIYTHIKNLRRKLTDAGANDYIRTVYGMGYKWSDE; encoded by the coding sequence ATGAAAATACTAATTATAGAAGATGAGCGGTCGCTGGCTGACGATTTGGTTAACTACCTGGCAGCGGAAGGAAATGTCTGTGAATCGGCACACAATTATTTTGCAGCAGAAGACAAGCTCGCTGCCTTTCATTACGACATAATTTTACTGGATATTAACCTGCCTGACGGGAATGGATTGCAACTGCTACACCTGTTAAGAGAGCAGGAACCCCCTACCGGAGTGCTGATCATTTCGGCGAGGGATTCACTGGATGACAAACTGAAAGGCCTTGGCCTCGGTGCCGATGATTACCTGACGAAACCTTTTCATTTGGCGGAAGTGAATGCCAGGGTTAAGGCATTAAGCCGCCGGCGCATATTTGGTGGAAAGGCCGAAATTCGCTACCACGAAATCAGTATTGATCCCGAATCAGGGACAGTCCGGGTCAATGAGCAAGTTTCCGAGCTGACGCGTAAAGAATTTGCCTTATTGCAATATTTCGTCACCAATAAGAACCGTGTAATGACCAAAGAAGCCATCGCCGAACACTTGTGGGGCGATTACATGGAAATGGCCGGGAATTTCGATTTTATCTATACACACATCAAAAACCTCCGACGAAAACTGACCGATGCCGGGGCCAACGATTATATCCGGACGGTTTATGGAATGGGGTACAAATGGAGCGACGAATAG
- a CDS encoding cell wall metabolism sensor histidine kinase WalK — protein sequence MKLLHKTIGYQLLLTTLFFVLAGFALFKMINGIENEEIDENLTAMQMNIELQLKQGISISDAPPLLLIHRLDQPLAKQSVSIQTVKLQDPIEGDKEPYRQLTSHTIINGIPYEIVIRSLLVENRDMVIAISSSIGLVLLLLLAALLLMNYFMSKRLWSPFYHTLGLLKQFRLSENKQPKPSSTDILEFRELENAITELTDKVRSDYQALKTFTENASHEIRTPLAIILSKLEMLLQSTELSPEQSKLVQSAYRNARRLSQTNRSMVTLTRIENRQFKQNKQLNVSAVLDEILEQLEDFITSKKLSVKKTYTAKPVWNIDPDLAHILLSNLLGNAVRHNVDNGDIQIWLKEHELQISNSGRASSLPAEKMFERFQTGSETGNTGLGLAIVKEIGRVTNMKVTYDYSGNRHILTIHF from the coding sequence ATGAAACTACTGCATAAAACCATCGGATATCAACTACTGCTGACAACCCTCTTTTTTGTGCTGGCCGGATTTGCCCTTTTCAAAATGATTAACGGGATTGAAAACGAAGAGATAGACGAAAACCTGACAGCGATGCAAATGAATATCGAGCTACAGCTGAAACAAGGGATTTCCATTAGCGATGCTCCTCCCCTTTTGCTGATTCACCGTCTGGATCAACCGCTGGCGAAGCAATCGGTCAGTATTCAAACGGTTAAACTGCAGGATCCTATCGAAGGAGACAAAGAACCGTACCGCCAACTAACATCCCACACAATCATCAATGGCATTCCTTACGAGATCGTCATCCGCAGCCTACTGGTCGAAAACCGCGACATGGTCATCGCCATCAGCAGTTCTATCGGCCTTGTTTTGCTGTTACTGCTGGCTGCACTACTGCTAATGAACTACTTCATGTCGAAACGGCTTTGGTCTCCCTTTTACCACACATTGGGGCTTTTAAAACAGTTCCGCCTTTCTGAAAATAAACAGCCCAAACCTTCCAGCACCGATATACTCGAATTCCGGGAGCTGGAGAATGCCATCACTGAGCTAACCGACAAAGTGCGCTCGGATTACCAGGCACTAAAGACATTTACCGAAAATGCATCTCACGAAATCCGAACACCGCTGGCCATCATTTTATCCAAGCTCGAAATGTTGCTGCAATCGACCGAGCTTTCGCCGGAGCAGTCAAAGCTGGTCCAGTCGGCCTACCGAAACGCCCGCCGTTTGTCGCAAACGAATCGCAGCATGGTAACGCTTACGCGGATTGAGAACCGGCAGTTCAAACAAAATAAGCAATTGAACGTGAGCGCTGTGCTTGACGAAATACTTGAACAATTGGAAGATTTCATCACATCGAAGAAACTTTCGGTTAAGAAAACATATACTGCCAAACCGGTTTGGAATATCGATCCCGATTTAGCGCACATTTTGTTATCAAACCTGCTGGGCAACGCCGTACGGCACAACGTCGACAACGGCGATATTCAGATTTGGTTGAAAGAGCATGAACTGCAAATCAGCAATAGCGGCAGAGCGTCGTCGTTGCCTGCAGAGAAAATGTTTGAACGATTTCAGACCGGCAGCGAAACAGGAAACACCGGTTTGGGACTCGCTATCGTCAAAGAAATAGGCCGGGTAACAAACATGAAGGTAACGTATGATTATTCAGGTAACCGACATATTCTGACCATTCATTTCTAA
- a CDS encoding PepSY-like domain-containing protein, with product MKNIALPFIIVFLYFIGTTSCSVKVPVTAKSNLGKMFPEAAQISWSHENQHEFEAEFTWQGSPTSATFDEKGNWKETEQSITADQLPIAVQEALTEGFADFVVHSPEKLSSPEYAIAYEMVVKNKEARVELLFAPNGQLLKKELLKDDEDVD from the coding sequence ATGAAAAATATTGCATTACCTTTCATTATTGTGTTTCTTTATTTTATTGGAACAACTTCGTGTAGCGTGAAGGTACCAGTTACCGCCAAATCCAATCTGGGAAAGATGTTCCCTGAAGCTGCCCAAATCAGTTGGTCGCATGAAAACCAACACGAATTTGAGGCGGAATTTACCTGGCAGGGAAGTCCAACTTCAGCGACCTTCGATGAAAAGGGAAACTGGAAAGAAACCGAGCAAAGCATTACGGCTGATCAGTTACCAATTGCTGTTCAGGAAGCCTTAACTGAAGGTTTTGCTGATTTCGTGGTGCATTCGCCGGAAAAGCTTAGTTCTCCGGAATATGCCATTGCTTACGAAATGGTGGTCAAAAATAAAGAGGCCCGGGTGGAACTGCTTTTCGCCCCCAACGGCCAACTCCTGAAGAAAGAGTTGCTGAAAGATGATGAGGATGTTGACTAA
- a CDS encoding TolC family protein codes for MNLKIRSLLLLSFFIGGGMLQAQPSLDDYLNFAYANNPLLKSGQNAVKSASIDSAMARSQFGPQIGFQGDASYYPTNGKFGYDVALSNKGILGSVVNFDQAIPFQNQMKPQLKAASLNRQKATNALHLTRKEIKRNVTRQYLVTYGDQLQYSYNSELLNTLQNESSVLLELTRANVYQQTDYLAFLTNVRKQALLLTQARIQLLNDLSQLRNLCGIIDSGLVALPSPQMIPEGSDSTTPTAFLKQYQIDSLRLVNQTEINKQQYQPKLRLHADAGYMASFEKTPGTNFGGGAGLSLSIPIYDGHQKELQQQQLMLQQEDLDAQYSYFKQQYNQQINELFRQLGQMESQQTEVDDQLRMVNQLIRANRKLVTQGTVSIPQYFMVIQNFIDLKNEQGLIRIKRWLIINEINYWTE; via the coding sequence ATGAATTTGAAGATTAGGAGTTTACTTCTTTTATCATTTTTCATTGGAGGAGGAATGCTGCAGGCACAGCCTTCGCTTGATGATTACCTGAATTTTGCTTACGCGAATAATCCGTTGTTGAAAAGCGGACAGAACGCAGTGAAGTCGGCCAGCATCGACAGTGCGATGGCCCGCTCACAGTTTGGACCGCAGATTGGCTTTCAGGGCGATGCCAGCTATTATCCCACCAACGGAAAGTTCGGTTACGATGTGGCTCTTTCCAATAAGGGAATACTCGGCTCGGTGGTGAATTTCGACCAGGCTATTCCTTTTCAGAATCAGATGAAACCGCAATTGAAGGCTGCTTCCCTCAACCGGCAAAAGGCAACCAATGCACTTCATCTCACCCGGAAGGAAATCAAGAGGAATGTGACCCGACAATATTTGGTTACCTACGGCGATCAGCTGCAGTACAGCTACAATAGCGAGCTATTGAACACATTGCAGAACGAATCGAGTGTGCTATTGGAACTGACCCGCGCCAACGTTTACCAGCAAACCGATTACCTCGCTTTCCTCACCAATGTGCGGAAGCAGGCATTGTTGCTAACACAGGCCCGGATCCAGTTACTGAACGATTTATCACAATTGCGAAACCTGTGCGGCATTATCGATTCAGGCTTAGTCGCCCTACCGTCCCCGCAGATGATTCCGGAAGGTTCCGATTCCACAACGCCAACAGCATTTCTGAAACAATACCAAATCGACAGTCTGCGGTTAGTTAATCAAACAGAAATCAATAAGCAGCAATACCAACCCAAATTGAGACTGCACGCCGATGCCGGCTACATGGCGTCGTTTGAAAAGACGCCCGGAACAAACTTTGGCGGCGGCGCCGGGCTGAGCCTTTCCATCCCCATTTACGATGGCCACCAGAAGGAACTGCAACAACAACAACTGATGCTGCAACAGGAAGATTTGGATGCACAATACAGTTACTTCAAACAACAGTATAATCAGCAAATCAATGAACTGTTCCGGCAGCTCGGCCAAATGGAAAGCCAACAAACCGAAGTGGACGATCAACTCAGGATGGTGAACCAGCTCATTCGGGCCAACCGCAAACTGGTGACACAGGGAACCGTCTCCATTCCACAGTATTTCATGGTCATCCAGAATTTCATCGATTTGAAAAACGAACAGGGCCTCATCCGCATCAAACGATGGCTCATCATCAACGAAATCAATTACTGGACGGAATAA
- a CDS encoding efflux RND transporter periplasmic adaptor subunit produces MKRNSTRFSFTAQRFWLAGIFALTALAFSGCGQKDSASTTDQAAPLPEVQVTHVRRGTIQQTVELNATSVFRRQHVLKSPVTGYVFKSFAEPGRMVKKGAPVFVIETKESRALGNSLDSLNLQLGLSGRITIRASVSGYVASISHQTGDFVPEGEPLATLNDRNSMAFLLNVPVEWPTIIHNGMQLPVRLPDGRTLTGVVTETLPSVDQAAQTHQVIIRVGKAGVVPEGLMAKVSLAQSEKENTQLLPKTAVLANETETHFWVMKMHGKETAVKVPVTTGIQTADSVEILTPTFRPADEILTTGNYGVPDTLNVKVIR; encoded by the coding sequence ATGAAAAGAAACAGTACCCGTTTTTCATTCACAGCCCAACGCTTTTGGCTGGCCGGGATCTTCGCACTTACGGCTTTGGCTTTCAGCGGATGCGGTCAAAAGGACTCTGCATCAACAACAGACCAGGCGGCGCCGCTCCCTGAGGTTCAGGTTACACATGTCAGGCGCGGGACCATTCAACAAACCGTGGAGCTCAATGCAACGTCCGTGTTTCGGCGTCAGCATGTACTAAAATCGCCCGTCACCGGGTATGTCTTCAAGTCGTTTGCCGAACCTGGACGTATGGTAAAGAAGGGCGCCCCGGTTTTCGTTATTGAAACGAAAGAATCAAGAGCGCTGGGCAACAGCCTGGATAGTCTGAACCTGCAACTGGGCCTGTCGGGAAGGATAACCATCCGTGCCAGTGTATCAGGCTACGTGGCCTCCATCAGTCACCAAACGGGAGACTTTGTACCGGAGGGAGAACCGCTGGCCACCCTCAACGATCGCAACAGTATGGCCTTCCTGTTGAATGTTCCGGTTGAATGGCCGACCATTATCCATAACGGGATGCAGCTTCCGGTAAGGCTGCCTGACGGACGGACACTGACCGGAGTGGTCACCGAAACATTGCCGTCGGTTGACCAGGCTGCACAAACCCATCAGGTGATTATCCGCGTGGGAAAAGCGGGTGTAGTTCCCGAAGGCCTTATGGCCAAAGTGTCACTGGCACAATCGGAGAAGGAGAACACACAGTTGCTTCCCAAAACGGCCGTTCTGGCCAACGAAACGGAAACCCATTTCTGGGTGATGAAGATGCATGGAAAGGAAACGGCCGTAAAAGTTCCGGTGACCACCGGCATCCAAACAGCTGACAGCGTGGAAATACTCACGCCAACGTTCCGGCCAGCCGATGAAATCCTGACGACCGGCAACTATGGAGTCCCTGACACCCTGAATGTAAAAGTGATTCGCTAA
- a CDS encoding efflux RND transporter permease subunit, with amino-acid sequence MNIKNFYTAFKKPVTFLLAILLLGGGYFYSKLQVSLFPEVTFPKVKVIADAGLQPANRMMVTVTRPMENAIKQVPGLKMIRSITSRGSCEISAFLDWKSDINLSQLQIQSRINQIRDQLPANISITVEKMTPSILPVIGYSLESKTRSLIDLKYMATYQVKPFLSQAEGVASVAILGGKEKEYRFIPDRQKMSSLGITLATLQSRFAATGFIRSNGFLPDYRRLYLSVTDASMHDKSDVENMVVKNDGNRVILLKDLGQIKIEKATEYIKVNANGKEGVLVNIVKQPGANLISTTDAVQKNLVQLRKSLPKDVSIKPYYVQANFVNGSIRSVMDAFWIGLVLAIIVALIFLRSAKAGSTILIVIPVTLGATLTVLYTLGYTFNIMTLGALVAAMGLIIDDAVVVIEQIHRTHEEHPDAHSRKLVGKAIRYLFPAMVGSSLSTIVIFLPFGLMSGVAGAYFHIMTNTMMITLICSFLVTWLGLPVVYLLLSGKPKKKADNPKVHVLKQQTWVNFFTHHAYINVVIVVLLLGAIVWIYPRLETGFLPQMDEGSIVLDYNSPPGASLDATNKMLDKVDKIITTIPEVKAYSRRTGAQMGFFITEPNRGDYLIELKGHRQRTTDEVINDIRQRVGAKVPGLITDYGQVIGDMLGDLTTSVQPIVIKIFGNDDKKLRSLSKKTASLVERVKGTADVFDGIVIAGPSISVMPDYAAMARYGITADDLQYQLQAAVEGNVAGDIFSGNYLSNIRIIDHDSTNIDLDRLQNLKVFMPGGQLIPLSRVAKIKFQTGESEIERENLQNMYGVTARLAGRDLGSVMSDIKATIQSNLVIPQGYQIEYGGAYTQQQQSFKELLTILIIASMLVFGVILFMFRELKVPLIILLISILGLSGGFMALYLTNTPLNVGSYTGLIMIVGIIGENSIFTYMQFKRTFKETGRVHEAITHAISVRLRPNLMTALCAITALAPLALGIGTGAQLHQPLAIAVVGGFIVALPLLLVVLPGLLSLTHKENE; translated from the coding sequence ATGAACATTAAAAACTTCTATACCGCATTTAAAAAACCGGTAACCTTTTTACTGGCAATACTTCTTTTGGGTGGTGGCTATTTTTATTCCAAGCTTCAGGTTTCCCTTTTCCCGGAAGTAACATTTCCCAAAGTAAAAGTAATTGCTGATGCCGGACTGCAACCGGCCAACCGAATGATGGTGACGGTGACACGGCCGATGGAAAATGCCATCAAACAGGTTCCCGGCCTAAAGATGATCCGTAGTATCACCAGCCGTGGGAGTTGCGAAATATCTGCATTTCTCGACTGGAAATCGGATATCAATTTAAGCCAGTTACAGATACAATCGCGCATCAACCAGATTCGTGATCAGCTTCCCGCCAATATCAGCATTACGGTGGAGAAGATGACTCCCTCCATCCTGCCGGTCATTGGTTATTCGCTGGAGAGCAAAACCCGCTCGCTCATTGATTTGAAATATATGGCCACCTACCAGGTGAAACCATTCCTTTCGCAGGCTGAGGGTGTAGCCTCGGTGGCTATTCTTGGCGGTAAAGAGAAAGAGTACCGCTTCATTCCCGACCGGCAAAAGATGTCCAGCCTCGGGATCACACTGGCTACATTGCAAAGTCGGTTTGCTGCTACCGGTTTCATCCGCTCCAACGGATTTCTCCCCGACTACAGGCGATTGTATCTCAGCGTGACTGACGCGTCGATGCATGATAAATCGGATGTGGAAAATATGGTAGTGAAGAATGATGGGAACCGCGTTATTCTCCTGAAAGATTTGGGACAGATCAAAATCGAGAAGGCCACAGAATATATAAAAGTCAATGCCAACGGAAAAGAAGGCGTGCTGGTGAATATTGTGAAACAACCCGGTGCCAACCTGATTTCTACCACCGATGCCGTACAAAAAAATTTGGTCCAACTGCGGAAATCCTTACCTAAAGATGTTAGCATCAAACCTTATTATGTTCAGGCTAATTTTGTAAACGGCTCGATCCGGAGTGTGATGGATGCGTTTTGGATTGGGCTCGTACTGGCCATTATCGTAGCGCTCATATTCTTACGTTCAGCGAAAGCCGGAAGCACTATCCTGATTGTCATTCCAGTTACGTTGGGCGCTACGCTGACGGTCCTCTACACGCTTGGATACACCTTCAACATCATGACGCTGGGGGCGCTGGTGGCAGCTATGGGACTTATTATCGATGATGCCGTGGTAGTCATCGAACAAATTCACCGGACACACGAAGAGCATCCCGACGCCCATTCCCGCAAATTGGTGGGCAAAGCCATCCGTTATCTTTTTCCGGCCATGGTCGGATCATCGCTTAGCACCATTGTTATCTTTCTGCCTTTTGGCCTGATGTCAGGCGTAGCGGGCGCCTATTTCCACATCATGACCAACACCATGATGATTACGCTTATCTGCTCGTTCCTGGTTACCTGGCTGGGCTTACCGGTGGTGTATCTGCTGCTTTCAGGCAAACCCAAAAAGAAAGCGGACAATCCGAAAGTTCATGTATTGAAACAGCAAACCTGGGTGAACTTTTTCACTCATCATGCCTACATCAATGTGGTGATTGTGGTATTACTCCTGGGCGCGATTGTTTGGATTTACCCGCGACTGGAAACCGGTTTCCTTCCGCAAATGGATGAAGGAAGCATCGTACTTGACTATAATTCCCCTCCAGGCGCCTCGCTGGATGCTACCAATAAAATGTTGGATAAGGTGGATAAGATTATTACTACTATACCGGAAGTAAAAGCCTATTCCCGGCGTACCGGAGCACAAATGGGCTTCTTCATCACCGAACCAAACCGTGGCGATTACCTGATCGAACTGAAAGGGCATCGGCAACGAACCACTGACGAAGTAATTAATGACATCCGGCAACGGGTGGGTGCCAAAGTACCGGGCCTCATCACCGACTACGGACAGGTAATTGGGGATATGCTGGGGGATCTTACGACCTCTGTCCAGCCCATTGTCATCAAAATATTTGGAAACGATGACAAAAAGTTGAGATCGCTTTCGAAGAAGACGGCTTCACTGGTAGAACGGGTAAAAGGAACGGCTGATGTGTTCGATGGTATTGTAATTGCCGGTCCGTCGATTTCGGTCATGCCCGACTACGCCGCCATGGCCCGATACGGGATTACTGCCGATGATCTCCAGTACCAGCTTCAAGCGGCTGTGGAGGGGAATGTGGCCGGCGATATTTTTAGTGGAAACTATCTCTCGAACATCCGCATTATTGATCACGACAGCACAAATATTGACCTCGACCGGCTGCAAAACCTGAAAGTATTTATGCCGGGTGGTCAGCTCATTCCCCTCTCTCGCGTCGCCAAAATTAAATTTCAAACGGGTGAATCGGAAATTGAACGCGAAAACCTACAAAACATGTACGGCGTAACAGCCCGTCTGGCCGGACGCGACCTGGGCAGTGTCATGAGCGACATCAAAGCGACCATCCAATCCAATCTGGTCATTCCCCAAGGCTACCAGATTGAATACGGAGGCGCTTATACTCAACAGCAACAATCATTCAAAGAGTTGTTAACAATTCTCATCATTGCCAGTATGCTGGTATTTGGGGTCATTCTGTTCATGTTCCGGGAGCTGAAAGTTCCACTCATCATTCTGCTCATTTCGATACTTGGATTATCCGGTGGTTTCATGGCGCTCTACCTGACCAATACGCCGCTCAATGTGGGCAGCTATACCGGCCTCATCATGATTGTGGGTATCATTGGCGAAAATTCAATTTTCACTTATATGCAATTTAAGCGCACCTTTAAAGAAACCGGTAGGGTACATGAAGCCATCACCCATGCCATCAGCGTCCGGTTGCGCCCAAACCTCATGACTGCTCTTTGTGCCATCACTGCACTGGCGCCATTGGCCTTGGGCATCGGTACCGGCGCCCAGTTGCATCAACCATTGGCCATTGCCGTGGTTGGTGGATTTATTGTCGCACTTCCGCTGTTGCTGGTTGTGTTGCCCGGGTTGTTGAGCCTGACACATAAGGAGAATGAGTAA
- a CDS encoding acyl-[acyl-carrier-protein] thioesterase, producing MKKVWEESFKIASYHLDFQQELKPSVLQQYFQEAAGNHAENLGAGYDTLMERELFWALSRIRVEIDRMPKWGETIRIETWPVGLERLFFRRDFRMYDEQNNEIVRGASGWLLVNAKSMRPQRLSALGVELPDNGGKTALDAPLPDRISLERAEPAFRKVIRYDEIDMNMHVNNTRYLDWVTDCFDRKHYEQNVLSAFNLEFLSEVHWGDEMEMQIDRNGTEAKVQAVETASAKALFKADVEWRKRD from the coding sequence ATGAAAAAAGTCTGGGAAGAATCCTTTAAGATAGCCTCATATCACCTTGATTTTCAACAGGAGTTAAAACCTTCCGTTTTACAGCAATACTTTCAGGAAGCGGCCGGTAACCATGCCGAGAACCTGGGAGCCGGTTACGACACACTCATGGAACGTGAACTGTTCTGGGCTCTGTCGCGCATCCGGGTAGAGATTGACCGCATGCCCAAATGGGGCGAAACCATCCGCATTGAAACCTGGCCGGTAGGCCTGGAGCGCCTCTTCTTTCGCCGCGACTTCCGGATGTACGACGAACAGAACAACGAAATCGTTCGTGGTGCGTCGGGCTGGTTACTGGTGAACGCCAAAAGCATGCGTCCGCAGCGTTTGTCGGCCCTTGGGGTAGAGTTACCCGATAATGGCGGAAAGACCGCACTGGATGCTCCCCTGCCCGACCGTATCTCCCTCGAAAGAGCCGAGCCGGCGTTCCGCAAGGTCATCCGTTACGATGAAATCGACATGAACATGCACGTGAACAATACCCGCTACCTCGACTGGGTGACCGATTGTTTCGACCGCAAGCATTACGAGCAAAATGTTCTCAGCGCTTTTAACCTCGAATTCCTGTCGGAAGTACATTGGGGAGACGAAATGGAAATGCAAATCGACCGCAACGGAACCGAAGCAAAGGTACAGGCCGTTGAGACCGCTTCCGCGAAAGCGTTATTTAAAGCCGATGTGGAGTGGCGGAAAAGAGACTAA